A region of Mauremys mutica isolate MM-2020 ecotype Southern chromosome 24, ASM2049712v1, whole genome shotgun sequence DNA encodes the following proteins:
- the LOC123355819 gene encoding uncharacterized protein LOC123355819: MRMWKGTQRQRCRQPGALLYPGGWPVTAVGAWQSANRRGGPCFTDTTMGAQPPSLLSPSERLRRIRKRPQRIKDNFLCDLIMHAAAEKQELKEWWDSEKRDRTENAEHQNKSVMKHQADTLQALQTKQLRAHPPLQPLSQNSFPCTPQTPPTRSYQPPGSSLYPLHSTPAPSQSSPEDSQYPVHSTPVPLQFSPAEVQYPLHCTPKDKVAYNTWTYTNF; this comes from the exons atgaggatgtggaagGGGACCCAGAGACAGAGATgcaggcagccaggagctcttctctaccccggaggctggccagtcacagctgtcggagcttggcaaagcgcaaacaggagaggaggcccctg cTTCACAGATACGACcatgggagcccagcctccctctttgttatcgccgtctgaacggctgcgcagaattagaaagcgacCACAAAGAATTAAAGACAACTTTCTGTGTGATCTCATAATGCACGCCGCTgccgaaaaacaagaattgaaggagtggtgggatagcgagaagagggaccgaaCGGAGAACGCGGAGCACCAGAACAAATCCGTTATGAAGCACCAAGCGGACACGCTCCAGGCGCTGCAAACCAAGCAGCTTCGCGCCCATCCTCCTCTGCAgccgctgtcgcaaaactctttcccatgcaccccccagaCTCCACCAACAcgctcttatcaacctcctggctccagtctgtacccactTCATTCCACTCCTGCTCCgtcacagtccagccctgaggACTCTCAGTACCCAGTgcactcaacacccgtccctctgcagtttagccctgctgaggtacagtacccactgcactgtactccaaaggacaaaGTTGCATACaatacctggacatacacaaattttTAA